The nucleotide window TGTCTTGTATACAGAGGATGGGATTGTACTTGCTGGTGGTGTTATTTTGCCAAGAGTAGAATAGCCATTTTTGTCCTATATCTCTCAATCTGTTAATATATACTAATTGAGCTATGCCTTGGAGGTATTCACATGACCATACGCAAAAAGATAAGTGTTGCTTTAGGAATCACCATGTTGATTTTATTGCTTTTGCTTGACCTCATTTTTACCGGCGTTTTAAGAACTGCCTCCTATCAGGCCAGCAAGGAAAGAATGATTCGTGATTTAAGTAGAGTTGTTGGACTAATAAATGCAGAAGCACAAACTCTTTCCGCCATATCTGCCACTTGGGCTTATTCTGATTCCACCTGGCATTACTTAATGGGAGACAACCCTAATTTTGCCCTCCCCTTTTTTGACAAAAATAATCTAAAAGAAGTAGGTATTTCTTCGATTATCTTACTTGATAGGCAGTTAAAAGTATGTTTACAAAGAGACTACAGCACTCCTAATGAACCATCCTCGCCTGAGAGCGAACTTTTTACTATTTTCTCAAATCCAAAGAACAAAGAAATAGTGGAAAATATAAGTGAAGGTGGTATAAGTGGCATCGCGCTACGCGATAATGAGCCTATCCTCTTTGCACTAAAACCGATACTCACTTCAGACATGCGAGGCCCCATTGCTGGATATCTTTTGGCTACTAGCCCTTTCAACCTTGAATTTACTAAAAAAATGGTAGATAACTTAAACTTTAATTTTACTATCGTGCCGACAACTGAGGAAGAAAAGACAGACCCCTTTATTCAAGATACCGTGATTAACAAGATAAATCATCATAATCCGCTAGTTTCAGGACGTATGTTGGTTAAGGACCATACAGGCTCTCCTTCCTTTTGGGTGCGTGCATCTTCACCTCGTGAAGACACTTCGGATGTCGAAAAGAAAATGCAACTTCTCTTCTTGGCTATAGCTGCATGTGTTGTTTTACTATGCTGTGGATTTGATTTCGTTTTAAAAAGGATCCTATACGATAGGATAAAACGACTTCAAGAAGAGGCTGAAGCAATTCAAGAACACCCAAGAACAAACGAGGGTATCACTACAGATCATTTTAAAGACGAAATAACGGATTTACAGCGAGCTATAACCGACGTAATTGCATACAAAGATTACTGCTGTAAAAAGAATATTGGCATAGACGAGATTAGACTAATGGTCTATGAGAGATTTGCAACTCACGCAACACATCTTTGTCTAAAAACATTAGAAACAGTTGCTACGACTCTAACTCCCGGGGATGAAGGATTCCGAAGTTGTATAACTCGTAAGGCAAAACTTACTGAAAGATTTTGTCACAGGTTAGGCATACCCCATAATGAGCTCATTTTCTCTTACTTAGGCGCATTATTTAGTAAAATTGGGCTGATTAGTACGCCACAAAAACGCGATATTTCAGCAGAATTAACTGCAGAAGAGCTAAGAGAGTTTCAAAATTATCCCTTAGTATCAAAAGACATAATGAAATCTGTCGATTTATTACGTTCTTCAACTATGATTCCGTACAATTGGAACGAGAATTGGGACGGGACCGGTTTCCCAAACGGCAAAAAAGGAGACTGCATCCCAATAGAAGCAAGAGCATATGCCATTGTACACGAATGGAGTGAGCTCTCACGTTTAAAACCGGGAATAAGAACAGCTTCTCCTGACGAAGTGAAAGCTGCCTTGCGCACATTAAAAGGAACTAGGCTAGATCCTGAGATGGTTGAGGAGTTCATCTCCATGCTAGAAGAAAAACAGGATGAATAAAGAAAGTTCAGATTAGACTGCTTATAGAAATATTGATAGAAAAATGGTGACAAATATATGAAAGTTATAGATGCAAAAGAATTAACTCCAGCACTTTCAGTTATAAAAATAAAAGAGGCTGTGGACAGCGGAGAAAAGGAATTTTCTGTTTTGATAAATGATAAGGATGCTGTTTCCGAAATAGTGCTGTATCTAAAAAAACAGAGTTTTTCTTTTTCGTTAAAAGAAGACGCGGGGGCTATACATATTATCGCAAAGAAAACATTGCGTGATGCGTCCATATATAAACAAATGTCAAAAAAAACTACTCCTGTACAGCCCGTTCTTCTTCTCACTTCAAATAAAATAGGAGCCGATTCTAGCGGGCTCGGATCTCAGCTTATGAACGAATACTTCAAAGCCATCGCAGAAGAAGCGGCACCAACCACTTTGGTTTTAATGAACGAAGCTGTAAAGATGGCTCAAAATGACTCTCCAATGTTTAACTTATTAAAAAAATTAGAAAAAAGTGGCACTCAAATACTAATCTGTGAACTTTCTGTCAAACATTTCGACTGTTTGAATAAGATTGGCATTGGAAATCTCTCTACGATCACAGAAATAACAAAAGCAACACTAAGCGACACAAAACCATTCATACTAAGTTAAAAAACCAGAATTCTGATTAATGAAAAAATGCTTTCAGTCTTGAGCACATATATATGTGCTCATTTCAATTATATGAAGTAAAATAATATAAATGAATTTATTATAAGAACAATTCAATTATGAAAGGGTGAATTTAATGAAAATAGGATTGATTTTATTGGCTATAGTAGCTGTTATAGGCATTTGGCTTATGGCTGTTTATAACGGTCTCGTAAAACTAAGGAATTTTATGCAAGAGGGATGGAGTGGAATTGATGTTCAACTTAAACGTCGCTTTGACCTTATCCCAAATCTAGTAGAAACAGTCAAGGGGTATGCCACACATGAACAACAAACCTTACAAAACGTCATAAAAGCCCGTTCTGAAGTAACAATTGCGGGGAATGACCCTGAGGCACGACTTAAAGCGGAAAATACTTTAAGTGGAACATTACGCTCTCTTTTCGCTGTTGCTGAAGGATATCCTGACCTCAAAGCAAACCAGAATTTTCTTAGCCTACAAGAGCAATTATCAGAAATAGAAGATGCTCTTCAAATGGCAAGGCGCTATTACAATGGAACCGTTCGCAATTTAAATACCGCTGTACAGAGATTCCCTGCTGTTCTAATAGCACGTCGCCTGGGATTCAAAGAAGCACCATTTTTTGAAGCAGAGGAAGACAGCAAACAAGCACCGAAAGTCTCCTTTTAATTTAATTAAATCTTAAGACGAGAACACTATGAAAAAACAATTGTCACTCTTTTCCCTTGTTCTGCTACTTTTGCTCATTATCCCCCTTCATTCTGCTACAGCACTGGAGGTCTTAGAGAGCTATGACGTAGTGATAATAATTAACCAAGACAGTTCTCTCTCGGTTACTGAAAAAATCAGAGCTAAGGTAGAAAATGTGACGATTAAACGTGGAATTGTCCGAACTTTCCCCGTTACTTATAAAAATAATAAAGGAAAGACAACTCACGTTACGTGGGATATTGAAGATGTATCTCTCAATGATAAACCCATAAAATGGACACTGTCGAAAAATGGAAGATACAAAGACCTAAGAATAGGCGATCCCAACAAAATCATCCCCCCCGGAATACACACTTTTACAATAACCTACAACACAAAAAAACAGTTAGGCTTTTATGATAATCATGATGAGCTATATTGGAACGTTACGGGCAACCAATGGGCCTTCCCTATCATAAAAGCATCTTGTACTGTAGCCCTTCCCAAGAAAAATTTTGGCGAGGGGTTTAACTCTGTAGAGTGGTATGTTGGAGCATATGGAGAAAAGGGAGAAAAAAACTATGCTACGTTGGGAGTTTCTAACGAAGTAACAACCACAATACCATTAAAAGTCGGAGAAGGACTTACCGTAGTATATACTTGGGCTAAGGGGTTGGTAACTCCTCCTCCCCCCCCATTGACAGACAACAACTTGGCGCAGGGAATTATAGGAATTATTACATTGATTACCACCCTTTGCTGGTTTATTTTTGCGTGGGCCAGATGGGGGAAGGAGCCGCCTCGGGAAGCCATTATTCCTCTTTTCTCCCCTCCGAATAGTGAATCTCCTGCTTCTATGCGCTATTTTCGTGATATTGCTGTTGATAAGACAGCACTCACTGCCGCCATCCTGAATTTAGCTGTAAAAGGCGCTATAAAAATAGAAGAAAAGCAAGTAGTTTCCTTCCCATTCGGCAGGAAGCAAAGCAAATTCTATCTTCATAAAAACAACACAGATTTAATATCAATGCAGCCGGAAGAGGACAAAATGATGTTGCAACTTTTTCCGGGGAGTATTAAGTCAATTTCATTAAGTGACGACACTTCCGATAGGATGATTAAAACCATGAATAGCCTTCGTCGACACTTAGATCAGGACGAAGGAAGGTTCTTTAAATCAAATTTTGACAAATATTTTATAGGCATTTTTATTTATGCTCTAGGACTTGCATCTCTATATTTTTTCAGCGGAGAAACTCCCACGAATTTATTCTTTTGTGGAATTACCGGATTACTTATAATCTTGCCTGCAATTCCGCTACTTAATAAAAAACAAAAAACTCCTTTTAATAAATTTTTGCAATTTATAATCCGCTTAATAATGCCCATAACCGTTGGAGTGTTTTCTATGGGAATGATGGTTTCTTTGGGAAAGAGCCCACTTGTACTTATCTTTTTCCTGTTATCTGCAACCGTTTCCTCTTTGATGCGCCCTCTGCTATCTTCTAGAACTGTAGAAGGCTTTGATGCATTAAACAGT belongs to Synergistaceae bacterium and includes:
- a CDS encoding LemA family protein, translated to MKIGLILLAIVAVIGIWLMAVYNGLVKLRNFMQEGWSGIDVQLKRRFDLIPNLVETVKGYATHEQQTLQNVIKARSEVTIAGNDPEARLKAENTLSGTLRSLFAVAEGYPDLKANQNFLSLQEQLSEIEDALQMARRYYNGTVRNLNTAVQRFPAVLIARRLGFKEAPFFEAEEDSKQAPKVSF
- a CDS encoding DUF2207 domain-containing protein — translated: MKKQLSLFSLVLLLLLIIPLHSATALEVLESYDVVIIINQDSSLSVTEKIRAKVENVTIKRGIVRTFPVTYKNNKGKTTHVTWDIEDVSLNDKPIKWTLSKNGRYKDLRIGDPNKIIPPGIHTFTITYNTKKQLGFYDNHDELYWNVTGNQWAFPIIKASCTVALPKKNFGEGFNSVEWYVGAYGEKGEKNYATLGVSNEVTTTIPLKVGEGLTVVYTWAKGLVTPPPPPLTDNNLAQGIIGIITLITTLCWFIFAWARWGKEPPREAIIPLFSPPNSESPASMRYFRDIAVDKTALTAAILNLAVKGAIKIEEKQVVSFPFGRKQSKFYLHKNNTDLISMQPEEDKMMLQLFPGSIKSISLSDDTSDRMIKTMNSLRRHLDQDEGRFFKSNFDKYFIGIFIYALGLASLYFFSGETPTNLFFCGITGLLIILPAIPLLNKKQKTPFNKFLQFIIRLIMPITVGVFSMGMMVSLGKSPLVLIFFLLSATVSSLMRPLLSSRTVEGFDALNSAEGLAMYMKTAEKERLEMFNPPEETPELFEKLMPYALALDVAKTWGNRFEKILSLKEYQPTWYMGPNPNMFLNRGTFAHFSSNFANQINSSLISQTTTSAPGSSSGFGGGGFSGGGGGGGGGSGW